A region from the Halobacillus mangrovi genome encodes:
- a CDS encoding response regulator transcription factor has translation MISIVIVDDHAVVRSGLTMLLDAVDDFEVVGEASEGDEAYQQVEEKHPRVVLMDLSMPHGKDGLSATSEIKKQFQDTQILILTMHDDEEYLFRAIELGASGCILKNAPHEELVKAIRQVASGDAYLYPSATKRLMEDYMDKIKNNGKADTYRLLTDREREVLALVAKGFSNKEIATKLVISVKTVEAHKAKVMEKLKLRTRPELVEYAWKRGLLGYSI, from the coding sequence ATGATCTCAATTGTGATTGTCGATGATCATGCCGTCGTAAGGTCCGGACTGACTATGCTGTTGGATGCGGTCGATGATTTTGAAGTAGTCGGTGAAGCTTCTGAAGGGGACGAAGCTTATCAGCAAGTGGAAGAGAAACATCCTCGGGTCGTATTAATGGACCTTTCAATGCCGCATGGAAAAGATGGGTTATCAGCAACTTCGGAAATTAAAAAGCAATTCCAAGATACTCAAATCTTAATTTTGACCATGCATGATGATGAAGAGTATTTATTCAGAGCCATTGAATTGGGCGCATCTGGATGTATATTAAAAAATGCACCGCACGAGGAGCTCGTGAAGGCCATTAGGCAAGTGGCAAGCGGAGATGCGTATTTATATCCATCGGCGACAAAACGCCTGATGGAAGACTACATGGACAAAATTAAGAACAATGGCAAAGCAGATACCTACCGCCTTTTAACCGATCGGGAACGTGAAGTACTAGCCCTTGTAGCTAAGGGGTTTTCCAATAAAGAAATTGCAACTAAACTAGTCATTAGTGTTAAAACAGTAGAAGCTCATAAAGCTAAAGTAATGGAAAAGCTTAAATTGAGAACAAGACCTGAACTTGTAGAGTATGCTTGGAAGCGAGGATTACTTGGGTATTCAATTTAG
- a CDS encoding response regulator transcription factor encodes MNPKVMIVEDDAKISNLIKLYLERDSYKTLQAYDGIEAQELYLRHAPCLIILDLMLPGISGEEFCLWVKSVETPEDPAVIMLSAKARTQEKINGLKLGADDYMTKPFSPEELMAHVEAVLRRTGRLCQKIAHEGLVIKPRKGEVWLDGEEIELTSYEFNLLYLLVESPGQVFSREQLIDHIHPRSDAEIFPRTIDAHVKKLRRKIEEHPGQPKRIVTVRGMGYKFVGK; translated from the coding sequence ATGAATCCTAAAGTTATGATTGTCGAAGACGACGCTAAAATTTCCAACCTCATCAAGCTTTATTTAGAGCGTGATTCATATAAAACGCTCCAGGCCTATGACGGGATAGAAGCACAGGAGCTTTACTTAAGACATGCGCCATGTTTAATCATTCTGGATCTAATGCTTCCAGGTATAAGCGGGGAAGAGTTTTGCCTTTGGGTGAAAAGTGTAGAAACACCGGAAGATCCCGCGGTCATCATGCTGTCGGCAAAAGCACGTACACAAGAAAAGATCAATGGATTAAAACTAGGGGCAGATGACTATATGACAAAGCCTTTCAGTCCAGAGGAGCTGATGGCCCATGTTGAAGCCGTGTTACGCCGAACGGGGAGGCTGTGTCAAAAAATTGCTCACGAAGGACTTGTCATCAAACCTAGAAAGGGAGAGGTTTGGCTGGACGGAGAAGAAATCGAACTTACCAGCTATGAATTCAACCTACTTTACCTTCTGGTGGAAAGCCCGGGCCAAGTATTCTCCCGAGAACAATTGATTGATCATATTCACCCTCGCTCCGATGCAGAAATCTTCCCAAGGACAATAGATGCCCATGTAAAAAAACTAAGAAGAAAGATTGAAGAGCATCCAGGACAGCCAAAGCGGATTGTAACCGTAAGAGGAATGGGGTATAAATTTGTTGGGAAATAA
- a CDS encoding GAF domain-containing protein, translating to MNETMGDVCRELQRVTEASFIAIAEWDGETRKIKWTYALNPMTDKYKRMEISYGYGVAGKVMQTGRPFACKHRNQLTDEITKYPIILAEKLQSFLAVPLVNTKIFDSVLLIGYRESHPLPDTQILQEYLTRIVSQLKRKEALS from the coding sequence ATGAACGAAACCATGGGGGATGTTTGTAGAGAGCTTCAAAGAGTCACAGAAGCCTCATTCATTGCCATTGCTGAATGGGATGGGGAGACACGAAAAATCAAATGGACTTATGCGTTAAATCCAATGACTGATAAATACAAGCGGATGGAAATCTCTTATGGGTATGGAGTAGCTGGAAAAGTTATGCAAACGGGTCGGCCATTCGCCTGCAAGCATCGTAATCAACTCACTGATGAAATTACGAAATATCCAATCATTTTGGCTGAAAAACTCCAATCATTCCTAGCGGTTCCATTGGTAAATACTAAAATCTTCGACTCTGTGCTGCTTATTGGTTATCGTGAAAGTCATCCTTTACCTGATACGCAAATATTACAAGAATACCTCACGCGCATTGTCTCTCAACTCAAAAGGAAGGAGGCCTTATCATGA
- a CDS encoding rhodanese-like domain-containing protein: MESLIQWIIIIGIAIFVAKRFMPAKGVESITSQEAQKLMKEKNVQFIDVRTPGEFRANHRKPFKNIPLSDLVRRSDEINREDRVVLVCQSGMRSTKAAKLLRKQGFKNLYNVKGGMGTWV, from the coding sequence ATGGAAAGTCTAATTCAATGGATTATTATCATAGGTATAGCTATATTTGTTGCGAAGCGCTTCATGCCTGCTAAAGGTGTTGAATCGATCACTTCACAAGAAGCTCAGAAGCTTATGAAGGAGAAAAATGTACAGTTTATAGATGTTCGGACACCAGGTGAGTTCCGGGCAAACCACCGAAAGCCGTTCAAAAACATACCATTATCAGATTTGGTGAGAAGATCTGATGAGATTAACCGTGAAGACAGGGTGGTTTTAGTTTGTCAAAGCGGTATGAGAAGCACCAAGGCAGCAAAACTATTAAGAAAACAAGGTTTTAAAAATTTATACAATGTAAAAGGCGGTATGGGGACCTGGGTATAA
- a CDS encoding S8 family peptidase yields MSEMKLIPYRTEEVLESTSEIPKGVQMIEAEDLWVDSDRGRGSVVAVIDTGCQLDHPDLKGRIIGGRNFTSDYDSDPENYADNNGHGTHVAGTIAAIENGEGVVGVAPEASLLVLKVLKGSGSGEYQWIIDAIEYAIQWSGPDGEKVRIISMSLGGPDDSEELHTVIKKAVDQDISVVCAAGNEGDGRPSTPEYGYPGAYNEVIQVGAVDENRALADFTNTNDEIDLVAPGVKVLSTYIEGKYAKLSGTSMATPHVSGGLALLIPLVEKQFERHMTEAEIFSQLIKRTTPLGYKKCAEGNGLLTLALVQKLEDLFSTYINN; encoded by the coding sequence ATGAGTGAAATGAAATTGATTCCATATCGTACGGAAGAGGTCTTGGAGAGTACATCAGAAATTCCTAAAGGTGTACAGATGATTGAAGCCGAAGACTTGTGGGTGGATAGCGACAGGGGTAGAGGAAGTGTAGTAGCTGTTATCGATACTGGCTGTCAATTAGATCATCCAGATTTAAAGGGTAGAATCATAGGCGGGCGCAACTTTACCTCAGACTATGATAGTGACCCTGAGAACTACGCAGATAACAATGGCCACGGAACTCATGTTGCGGGGACAATTGCTGCTATAGAGAACGGAGAAGGGGTAGTAGGCGTTGCGCCTGAGGCAAGTCTCCTGGTATTGAAGGTATTGAAGGGTTCTGGAAGTGGAGAATACCAATGGATTATTGATGCGATTGAGTATGCCATTCAATGGTCTGGTCCAGACGGAGAGAAGGTTCGTATCATTTCTATGTCCCTCGGCGGGCCAGATGATTCCGAAGAGCTTCATACGGTCATTAAAAAAGCAGTGGATCAAGATATTTCCGTTGTATGTGCAGCCGGCAACGAAGGGGATGGGCGACCAAGCACCCCTGAATACGGGTACCCTGGTGCCTATAATGAAGTTATTCAAGTTGGTGCAGTAGATGAAAATAGGGCCCTTGCAGACTTTACGAATACAAATGACGAGATAGATCTGGTCGCTCCTGGAGTTAAGGTTTTGTCCACTTACATTGAAGGGAAATATGCGAAGCTCTCTGGTACCTCTATGGCTACCCCTCACGTTTCAGGCGGATTGGCTCTTCTCATTCCTTTAGTAGAAAAACAGTTTGAGCGTCATATGACAGAGGCAGAAATCTTCTCCCAGCTCATTAAGCGTACTACACCATTAGGTTATAAAAAATGTGCAGAAGGAAATGGATTGCTGACCCTCGCTTTAGTTCAAAAACTCGAAGATCTTTTTAGTACCTACATTAATAACTAA
- a CDS encoding sensor histidine kinase — translation MGNKFKQYISSDLRVRLTMIQIFILASFLLFSGLTIYQTACSLVGEMNGVTRSVQNGFHVDLLGYFWLISAGAIIIGGFVYVKVTRSMLKPIQQMKGSVREIRNGRYPEPISVDRETDDIGQLVQHVNDLNQKLQLNEKLRNRMLSDMSHEIRTPLSNLRGYLEALQKGIIKGDPAIYQSLYEETQRITDLLSQIDWIREWDGSALDTMISPDLIEARELIDHVVKLYALEFQQKGIPLHVDVDTAEIYVDNRGMQQVLTNLLSNALSYYSGDEAVEIKGEKSGSDYTIFVKGPGLSIPNEQLEKIFERFYRVDTSRSRDTGGSGLGLAISKEIVDRHKGSIEVESDEHIHKFIVCLPNVVSQS, via the coding sequence TTGGGAAATAAGTTTAAGCAATATATTTCTTCTGATTTACGAGTTCGTCTGACTATGATTCAGATCTTTATTCTTGCAAGCTTTCTTCTATTTAGCGGTCTTACAATTTATCAAACGGCATGCAGCCTGGTTGGCGAAATGAATGGAGTTACCCGTTCTGTTCAAAATGGATTTCATGTAGATTTGCTCGGCTATTTTTGGCTCATTAGCGCTGGTGCCATTATTATAGGTGGTTTTGTTTATGTGAAAGTCACACGATCGATGTTAAAACCAATTCAGCAAATGAAAGGATCGGTCAGGGAAATCCGTAATGGACGTTATCCAGAACCGATTTCTGTTGACCGTGAAACGGATGATATAGGCCAGCTGGTTCAGCACGTTAACGACCTAAACCAAAAACTCCAATTGAACGAAAAGCTTCGAAACCGGATGCTTAGCGATATGTCTCATGAAATAAGAACGCCGCTGTCGAACCTCAGGGGGTATTTGGAAGCTCTTCAAAAAGGAATTATAAAAGGTGATCCTGCTATCTATCAATCACTGTATGAGGAAACACAGCGCATCACTGATTTACTTAGTCAAATTGACTGGATTCGTGAATGGGATGGTTCCGCCCTTGATACAATGATATCTCCCGACCTTATAGAAGCACGAGAGCTAATTGATCATGTGGTTAAACTTTATGCACTAGAGTTTCAGCAAAAAGGAATTCCACTTCATGTAGATGTAGATACAGCAGAGATCTATGTAGACAATAGAGGGATGCAGCAGGTACTCACCAACCTTTTGAGTAATGCACTGAGTTATTATAGTGGAGACGAGGCTGTAGAGATAAAAGGAGAAAAATCTGGGAGCGATTACACGATATTTGTAAAAGGTCCCGGACTATCAATTCCTAACGAGCAACTTGAGAAGATCTTCGAACGGTTTTACAGGGTTGATACATCCAGGTCAAGAGATACCGGAGGATCGGGTTTAGGATTAGCGATTAGTAAAGAGATCGTCGATCGTCATAAAGGAAGCATAGAAGTAGAAAGTGATGAACACATCCATAAGTTTATCGTTTGTTTGCCTAATGTCGTCAGCCAGAGCTGA
- a CDS encoding ParM/StbA family protein: protein MTNSRIAAVDVGNDAVKANFGKLESSLYIPNVIARDLEDRPVIGIEDLDEKNPLDNLHIRVHSPALKENNAIYRVGNLATKTTNSTELDPGSYKSEEDQTLIMLFASLAMDAVEGKNAQSAKNNVVEANYTLGTGLPLREVKEGKDVGYRSQLLGSVHQVEFLVTPKYQGMKVNIKFDEVKVYPEGFAAYINLVMDNDLNIINRELIDKQILIQDIGGLSTDIAVIRNRNVDDDKAQGFNLGVSESLEMIRDEILTKHGVELDSRRDVVDIITRNNDRHHIMVKGSRTNVHDITDRILLELAKKQYRYLRNVWQKNSQSEICYFVGGGSAVLKEYIKSLNNKLDGFNIEFFEDENESIWMMANAYYKLISDYIRKNSKQTGKENKKQEQKAASSK from the coding sequence ATGACAAACTCGAGAATTGCAGCTGTTGACGTGGGTAATGATGCAGTGAAGGCTAACTTTGGAAAATTAGAATCATCCCTATATATTCCAAACGTGATTGCGAGAGACTTAGAAGATCGCCCTGTTATCGGAATTGAAGATTTAGATGAAAAAAATCCACTCGATAACTTACATATTCGAGTGCATTCCCCAGCATTAAAAGAAAATAATGCTATCTATCGAGTAGGTAATCTGGCTACGAAAACAACGAACTCCACGGAATTGGATCCGGGAAGTTATAAATCTGAGGAAGATCAGACGCTGATTATGCTATTCGCTTCTCTAGCGATGGATGCTGTGGAAGGGAAGAATGCACAATCTGCAAAAAACAATGTGGTAGAAGCTAACTATACGCTAGGAACAGGTTTACCACTTCGCGAAGTTAAGGAAGGCAAGGATGTAGGTTACCGTTCCCAACTGCTAGGATCCGTGCACCAAGTCGAGTTCCTAGTCACCCCTAAATATCAAGGTATGAAAGTGAACATCAAGTTTGACGAAGTGAAAGTTTATCCTGAAGGATTTGCGGCATACATCAACCTGGTTATGGATAATGATTTAAACATCATTAATAGAGAGCTTATCGATAAACAGATCCTTATCCAGGATATTGGTGGTTTATCAACGGACATCGCTGTCATCCGTAACCGTAATGTCGATGACGATAAGGCTCAAGGGTTCAACTTAGGAGTCTCTGAATCTCTTGAAATGATCAGAGATGAGATTCTTACGAAACATGGAGTTGAACTGGATAGTCGACGTGATGTAGTTGACATCATTACTCGAAACAATGATCGCCATCACATTATGGTTAAAGGTAGCCGGACGAACGTTCATGATATTACTGACCGCATCCTTCTTGAACTGGCGAAAAAGCAGTATCGCTATCTAAGAAATGTATGGCAAAAGAACTCTCAATCTGAGATCTGTTATTTCGTTGGTGGCGGTTCAGCAGTGCTTAAAGAATATATTAAGTCGTTAAACAATAAACTTGATGGCTTCAATATTGAGTTTTTCGAAGATGAGAATGAAAGTATCTGGATGATGGCGAATGCTTATTACAAGTTGATTTCTGATTATATCCGCAAAAATTCTAAGCAAACTGGAAAAGAAAACAAGAAACAAGAACAAAAAGCAGCCTCATCTAAGTAA
- a CDS encoding DNA alkylation repair protein, protein MEPYLCPNCKTNRSRFNIIEQRAKSVKINPKSGEVEVEYTDDNLDVFHTPYNGPAKKIQCGSCGLIENEQSFVAYANHNRLS, encoded by the coding sequence ATGGAACCATATTTATGTCCCAATTGTAAGACCAATCGTTCCAGGTTTAACATTATTGAACAGCGTGCAAAATCCGTTAAGATTAATCCAAAATCAGGTGAAGTGGAAGTGGAGTATACAGATGATAATCTGGACGTTTTCCATACGCCCTACAATGGCCCTGCGAAAAAGATCCAATGTGGATCCTGTGGACTTATCGAAAACGAACAATCTTTTGTAGCTTATGCGAACCATAACCGCTTATCGTAA
- a CDS encoding rhodanese-like domain-containing protein: MIAITVSAAILMLLFFMNRYWPVHNLKRIDVNEIGQDTILLDARDYQTSSRDRVGDAYCIPLSYLNRHHTDLPDKKVALIVSDQVERNLCTRLLRKKGYEVIGYTMADQMTSYHAVPCMCEK; the protein is encoded by the coding sequence ATGATTGCTATTACAGTTAGTGCAGCTATACTGATGTTGTTGTTCTTTATGAATAGATACTGGCCAGTCCACAATTTAAAACGAATAGATGTGAATGAAATAGGACAAGATACGATTCTTCTTGATGCAAGGGATTACCAGACCTCAAGCAGGGATCGGGTAGGAGATGCCTATTGTATTCCATTATCCTATTTAAACCGTCATCATACAGATTTACCAGATAAAAAGGTTGCATTAATCGTATCTGATCAGGTTGAAAGAAACCTATGTACCCGGCTACTTCGTAAAAAAGGGTATGAAGTAATCGGGTACACGATGGCTGATCAAATGACCAGTTATCATGCTGTTCCTTGTATGTGTGAAAAATAG